The following are from one region of the Escherichia sp. E4742 genome:
- the aroL gene encoding shikimate kinase AroL — protein sequence MTQPLFLIGPRGCGKTTVGMALADSLNCRFVDTDQWLQSQLNMTVAEIVEREEWAGFRARESAALEAVTAPSTVIATGGGIILTEFNRHYMRNNGIVVYLCAPVSVLVNRLQAAPEEDLRPTLTGKPLSEEVQEVLEERDALYREVAHIIVDANNEPSQVISEIRTALAQTANCHCPGTYT from the coding sequence ATGACACAACCTCTTTTTCTGATCGGGCCTCGGGGCTGTGGTAAAACAACGGTCGGAATGGCCCTTGCCGATTCGCTCAACTGTCGGTTTGTTGATACCGACCAATGGTTGCAATCACAACTCAATATGACGGTAGCAGAGATCGTCGAAAGGGAAGAGTGGGCAGGATTTCGCGCCAGGGAGAGCGCAGCTCTGGAAGCAGTTACTGCGCCATCCACCGTTATCGCGACGGGCGGCGGTATTATTCTGACGGAATTTAATCGCCACTACATGCGTAATAACGGGATTGTGGTTTACTTGTGCGCGCCGGTGTCAGTGCTGGTAAATCGTCTGCAAGCAGCGCCAGAAGAGGATTTACGGCCAACACTCACAGGAAAACCGTTAAGTGAAGAAGTTCAGGAAGTGCTGGAAGAACGCGATGCGTTATATCGTGAAGTTGCGCATATTATCGTCGATGCTAACAACGAACCCAGTCAGGTAATCTCTGAAATTCGAACCGCTTTGGCACAAACGGCAAACTGTCATTGTCCTGGCACCTATACTTAA
- the yaiA gene encoding protein YaiA — translation MPTKPPYPREARIVTVEKGQQGQTVTWYQLRADHPKPDSLISEHPTAQEAMDAKKRYEDPEKE, via the coding sequence ATGCCAACGAAACCGCCTTATCCCCGAGAAGCCAGAATTGTTACGGTAGAAAAAGGCCAGCAAGGACAGACTGTGACCTGGTATCAGCTGCGAGCCGATCATCCCAAACCAGACTCTTTGATCAGCGAACATCCTACGGCCCAGGAGGCGATGGATGCTAAAAAACGCTATGAGGATCCTGAAAAAGAGTGA
- the proC gene encoding pyrroline-5-carboxylate reductase gives MEKKIGFIGCGNMGKAILGGLIASGQVLPGQIWVYTPSPDKVAALHEQFGINAAESAQEVAQITDIVFAAVKPGIMIKVLSEITSSLNKDSLVVSIAAGVTLDQLARALGHDRKIIRAMPNTPALVNAGMTSVTPNALVTPEDTADVLNIFRCFGEAEVIAEPMIHPVVGVSGSSPAYVFMFIEAMADAAVLGGMPRAQAYKFAAQAVMGSAKMVLETGEHPGALKDMVCSPGGTTIEAVRVLEEKGFRAAVIEAMTKCMEKSEKLSKS, from the coding sequence ATGGAAAAGAAAATCGGTTTTATTGGCTGCGGCAATATGGGAAAAGCCATTCTCGGCGGTCTGATTGCCAGCGGTCAGGTCCTTCCAGGGCAAATCTGGGTGTATACCCCCTCCCCGGATAAAGTTGCCGCCTTACATGAACAGTTTGGTATCAACGCCGCAGAATCGGCACAGGAAGTGGCGCAAATCACCGATATCGTCTTTGCTGCCGTCAAACCGGGCATCATGATTAAAGTCCTTAGCGAAATCACTTCCAGCCTGAATAAAGACTCTCTGGTGGTTTCTATCGCCGCAGGCGTTACGCTCGACCAACTTGCCCGGGCGCTGGGTCACGACCGGAAAATTATCCGCGCCATGCCGAATACCCCCGCGTTGGTCAACGCCGGGATGACATCCGTAACGCCAAACGCGTTGGTCACTCCTGAAGATACTGCCGATGTGCTGAATATTTTCCGTTGCTTTGGCGAGGCGGAAGTCATTGCTGAGCCGATGATCCACCCAGTGGTTGGTGTGAGCGGTTCTTCGCCTGCTTATGTCTTTATGTTTATCGAAGCGATGGCCGACGCCGCCGTGCTGGGCGGGATGCCACGCGCGCAGGCTTATAAGTTTGCCGCCCAGGCGGTAATGGGCTCCGCGAAAATGGTGCTGGAAACCGGCGAACATCCGGGCGCCTTGAAAGATATGGTCTGCTCACCAGGAGGCACAACCATTGAAGCGGTACGCGTTCTGGAAGAGAAAGGATTCCGTGCCGCGGTGATCGAAGCGATGACGAAGTGTATGGAAAAATCAGAAAAACTCAGCAAGTCCTGA
- the psiF gene encoding phosphate starvation-inducible protein PsiF: MKITLLVTLLFGLVFLTTVGAAERTLTPQQQRMTSCNQQATAQALKGDARKTYMSDCLKNSKSAPGEKSLTPQQQKMRECNSQATQQSLKGDDRNKFMSACLKKAA; encoded by the coding sequence ATGAAAATAACATTACTGGTTACCCTGCTATTCGGCCTGGTTTTTTTAACCACTGTCGGCGCTGCCGAGAGAACGTTAACCCCACAACAACAGCGTATGACCTCCTGTAATCAACAGGCGACAGCGCAGGCGTTGAAAGGGGATGCCCGTAAGACATACATGAGTGATTGCCTGAAGAACAGCAAATCTGCGCCCGGTGAAAAGAGTTTGACACCGCAGCAGCAGAAGATGCGCGAATGTAATAGTCAGGCGACGCAGCAATCTCTGAAAGGTGATGATCGTAATAAGTTTATGAGTGCCTGCCTCAAGAAAGCCGCGTAA
- the adrA gene encoding diguanylate cyclase AdrA — protein MFPKIMNDENFFKKAAAHGEIPPLAPQNEHQRSGLRFARRVRLPRAVGLAGMFLPIASTLVSHPLSGWWWLVLVGWAFVWPHLAWQLASRAVDPLGREIYNLKTDAVLAGMWVGVMGVNVLPSIAMLMIMCLNLMGAGGPRLFVAGLVLMVVSCLVTLELTGITVSLKSAPLEWWLSLPIIVIYPLLFGWVSYQTATKLAEHKRRLQVMSTRDGMTGVYNRRHWEIILRNEFDNCRRHNRDATLLIIDIDHFKSINDTWGHDVGDEAIVALTRQLQITLRGSDVIGRFGGDEFAVIMSGTPAENAITAMLRVHEGLNALRLPNTPQVILRISVGIAPLNPQMSHYREWLKSADMALYKAKRAGRNRTEVAA, from the coding sequence ATGTTCCCAAAAATAATGAATGATGAAAATTTTTTCAAAAAAGCGGCGGCACACGGGGAGATACCACCATTAGCTCCTCAAAACGAACATCAGCGATCCGGGCTGCGCTTCGCCCGTCGCGTCAGACTACCGCGGGCGGTAGGACTGGCTGGGATGTTCTTACCAATCGCCTCGACGTTGGTTTCGCACCCGCTGTCAGGCTGGTGGTGGCTGGTGTTGGTTGGCTGGGCATTTGTCTGGCCGCATTTAGCCTGGCAGTTGGCGAGCAGGGCCGTTGATCCGCTTGGCCGGGAAATATACAACTTAAAAACTGATGCAGTGTTAGCCGGTATGTGGGTTGGCGTGATGGGCGTAAACGTGCTGCCTTCGATCGCAATGCTGATGATTATGTGCCTGAATTTGATGGGGGCAGGCGGCCCCCGTCTGTTTGTCGCCGGTTTGGTGCTGATGGTTGTTTCCTGCCTTGTCACTCTCGAACTCACGGGGATCACGGTGTCGCTCAAGAGTGCGCCGCTGGAATGGTGGCTCTCCCTTCCCATTATCGTCATTTATCCTCTGCTGTTTGGCTGGGTCAGCTACCAGACAGCGACCAAACTGGCTGAACATAAACGAAGATTACAGGTCATGAGTACCCGCGACGGCATGACGGGCGTTTACAACCGGCGTCACTGGGAAATCATACTACGTAATGAGTTTGATAACTGTCGCCGACACAATCGCGATGCGACGCTATTGATTATTGATATCGACCATTTTAAGAGTATCAACGATACATGGGGTCACGATGTGGGTGATGAAGCAATCGTTGCCCTTACCCGACAGTTACAAATTACCCTGCGTGGCAGCGATGTGATTGGTCGTTTTGGTGGTGATGAATTTGCGGTAATTATGTCAGGTACACCAGCCGAAAACGCCATTACTGCCATGTTACGTGTGCATGAAGGATTAAATGCATTACGCCTGCCAAATACGCCGCAGGTGATATTACGGATAAGCGTCGGTATCGCGCCGCTGAATCCGCAAATGAGTCACTACCGTGAGTGGCTGAAATCGGCTGATATGGCGCTCTACAAAGCAAAGAGAGCCGGACGTAACCGTACTGAAGTGGCGGCCTGA
- a CDS encoding YaiI/YqxD family protein — protein MTIWVDADACPNVIKEILYRAAERMQMPLVLVANQSLRVPPSRFIRTLRVAAGFDVADNEIVRQCEAGDLVITADIPLAAEAIEKGAAALNPRGERYTPATIRERLTMRDFMDTLRASGIQTGGPDSLSQRDRQAFAAELEKWWLEAQRNRS, from the coding sequence ATGACAATATGGGTGGACGCCGATGCGTGTCCCAATGTAATTAAAGAGATTCTGTATCGCGCGGCAGAACGTATGCAGATGCCGCTGGTGTTGGTGGCAAATCAGAGTTTACGCGTGCCGCCATCGCGGTTTATTCGCACGCTGCGCGTCGCGGCAGGTTTTGACGTGGCCGATAATGAAATTGTACGTCAGTGTGAGGCGGGCGATTTGGTGATAACCGCAGATATTCCTTTGGCCGCTGAAGCCATCGAGAAAGGTGCGGCAGCACTTAATCCGCGTGGCGAACGGTACACACCTGCGACTATTCGTGAACGTCTGACTATGCGCGATTTTATGGATACCCTTAGAGCCAGCGGGATCCAGACCGGAGGGCCAGATAGTCTTTCGCAACGTGACCGCCAGGCATTTGCGGCTGAACTTGAAAAATGGTGGCTGGAAGCTCAGCGTAACCGTTCGTAA